From the Ancylothrix sp. D3o genome, one window contains:
- a CDS encoding glycosyltransferase family 2 protein, which yields MKISFCAIVKNEGANLRRCLASVKPYVDELVVVDTGSTDDTVEIAREFGAKLGYFEWCDDFAAARNYALSLVTFDWVLVLDADEELVVFEDYFRESLIDCNLLGYTLQRREASQPDGMTPLHTLRLFRNLPELRFEQRFHEDLRYENKLLRADKIGFLESLRILHYGYETAEVRFQKSLNRNIPILERIRAEEGLSLMLLYCLAGMYADTQQPLKAMECYQEAFDRLFLNLLEGNPPEDFRFVPSLLVNLAVHFLQENNFEDPQFLLQRGLEWCPNFPPLNYLAGVTHRGLGLTEEAIAFFENCIKIGRENCYYTGEPFDGGYMTIYPAYDMACVFRELGQLEEARKAFELALSFDENFGPARDALEKLNQIIEENDTV from the coding sequence ATGAAGATTTCGTTTTGTGCTATTGTTAAGAATGAAGGGGCGAATTTACGCCGGTGTTTAGCTAGTGTGAAACCTTATGTGGATGAGTTAGTTGTGGTGGACACCGGCTCTACCGATGATACGGTAGAAATAGCGCGAGAATTTGGAGCCAAACTTGGTTATTTTGAGTGGTGTGATGATTTTGCGGCTGCTCGAAATTATGCGCTTTCTTTGGTGACTTTTGATTGGGTTTTGGTGTTGGATGCTGATGAGGAGTTGGTTGTTTTTGAAGATTATTTTAGGGAAAGTTTAATTGATTGTAATTTGCTGGGATATACGTTGCAAAGAAGGGAAGCTTCTCAACCTGATGGGATGACTCCTTTGCATACTTTGCGATTATTTCGTAATCTTCCTGAGTTGAGGTTTGAACAGCGTTTTCACGAAGATTTGAGGTATGAGAATAAACTTCTGAGGGCTGATAAAATTGGCTTTTTAGAATCTCTACGAATTTTGCATTATGGGTATGAAACAGCGGAGGTAAGATTTCAGAAAAGTCTTAATCGCAATATTCCGATTTTAGAGCGTATTCGTGCGGAAGAAGGGCTGAGTTTGATGTTGCTTTATTGTTTGGCGGGGATGTATGCAGACACTCAACAGCCGCTAAAAGCAATGGAGTGTTATCAAGAGGCTTTTGACAGGCTTTTTTTAAATTTGCTGGAGGGAAACCCGCCGGAAGATTTTAGGTTTGTGCCTTCGTTGCTTGTTAATTTGGCGGTACATTTTTTGCAAGAAAATAATTTTGAAGATCCGCAATTTTTGTTACAAAGAGGCTTAGAATGGTGTCCGAATTTTCCACCTTTAAATTATTTGGCGGGAGTGACTCATCGGGGCTTAGGTTTGACTGAGGAGGCGATTGCTTTTTTTGAGAATTGTATTAAAATAGGTAGAGAAAATTGCTACTATACCGGCGAGCCTTTTGATGGGGGATATATGACAATTTATCCGGCTTATGATATGGCTTGTGTTTTCAGGGAGTTGGGGCAATTAGAAGAGGCGCGGAAGGCTTTTGAGTTGGCGCTTAGTTTTGATGAAAATTTTGGGCCGGCAAGGGATGCTTTAGAAAAACTTAATCAAATTATAGAAGAAAATGACACAGTTTAG
- a CDS encoding glycosyltransferase, with the protein MKIAFLDLSDRNYNIESVYQMPMGGSESALCYLAEALAQQGQEVWLLNNISMAEKSRGVMCVPINIVANDLLQNLDVLIVLNMAVAGTKIKPLIGKNTRFILWTQHASDQPAISALQNREERESYDAFAFVSEWQRQQYIEQFNINFNKTAILRNAISPSFSALFSNDISIVSQKTKPPVIAYTSTPFRGLDILVEIFPKIREAVPGTTLKVFSSMKVYQLSNADEQYNELYKKCQETEGIEYIGSVPQPELSRQLKLVTALAYPNHYPETSCIAVMEAMASGCYVITSNLGALPETTSGFASLLSWKNPENYQTSFINETVRILKESPNLETHLKQQVDYINNCCIWPVRAQEWIKWLNQICNFQQQAYDAFLQGNFGEAARLYEQAIEADSTIISNYWYLGLAYFLNDEELEAQTTWLFSLSNSNSEQITEFISFLQSEINRQKNLENYTMAERLKQCIAELTN; encoded by the coding sequence ATGAAAATTGCCTTTCTCGACTTAAGCGACAGAAACTATAACATAGAAAGCGTTTATCAAATGCCAATGGGAGGTTCCGAGTCTGCGCTTTGTTATCTCGCCGAAGCTTTGGCACAACAAGGACAGGAAGTTTGGCTATTGAACAACATTTCAATGGCGGAAAAATCGCGGGGTGTAATGTGTGTGCCGATTAATATTGTGGCTAATGATTTATTACAAAATCTTGATGTTTTAATTGTTTTAAATATGGCGGTAGCCGGGACGAAAATTAAACCTCTTATTGGTAAAAATACCCGTTTCATTTTGTGGACGCAACACGCATCAGATCAACCGGCAATTTCTGCTTTACAAAACAGAGAGGAAAGAGAAAGTTATGATGCGTTTGCCTTTGTCAGCGAGTGGCAACGCCAGCAATATATAGAACAGTTTAATATCAATTTCAATAAAACTGCTATTCTCCGCAATGCCATTTCTCCCAGTTTTTCTGCCCTTTTTTCTAATGACATTTCCATCGTTTCTCAAAAAACAAAACCGCCGGTTATTGCCTATACCAGTACGCCGTTTAGGGGGTTAGATATCCTTGTAGAAATTTTCCCCAAAATTCGCGAAGCTGTGCCCGGCACCACGCTAAAAGTGTTTTCTAGCATGAAAGTTTACCAGCTTTCAAATGCAGATGAGCAGTATAATGAGCTTTACAAAAAATGCCAAGAAACCGAAGGAATAGAGTATATAGGTTCCGTCCCTCAGCCAGAACTTTCCCGTCAATTAAAGTTAGTTACAGCTTTAGCTTATCCAAATCATTATCCTGAAACTTCCTGTATTGCAGTCATGGAAGCAATGGCAAGTGGATGTTATGTTATTACCAGCAATTTAGGCGCACTACCCGAAACAACTAGCGGTTTTGCCTCGTTACTTTCTTGGAAAAATCCCGAAAATTATCAAACTTCTTTTATTAACGAAACTGTCCGTATTTTAAAAGAATCTCCCAATTTGGAAACTCACTTGAAACAACAAGTGGATTATATTAATAACTGTTGCATTTGGCCGGTGCGAGCACAAGAATGGATAAAATGGTTAAACCAAATTTGTAATTTTCAACAGCAGGCTTATGACGCTTTTTTACAAGGAAATTTCGGCGAAGCCGCAAGACTTTATGAGCAAGCAATTGAGGCTGACTCTACGATTATATCAAACTATTGGTATCTGGGTTTAGCCTATTTTTTAAATGACGAAGAATTGGAAGCACAAACAACGTGGTTATTCAGCCTATCTAACAGCAATTCCGAACAAATTACCGAATTTATTTCATTTTTGCAGAGCGAAATTAATCGGCAAAAAAACCTGGAAAATTATACAATGGCTGAACGTTTAAAACAGTGTATTGCAGAACTTACGAATTAA
- a CDS encoding glycosyltransferase family 2 protein, with translation MTQFSYPKIEPMTSEKRPFWSEMIPAYNNTKFLEQALQSILAQDPGPDEMQIEVIDDNSTKNDPEEIVRKIGKDRVIFYRHP, from the coding sequence ATGACACAGTTTAGTTATCCAAAAATAGAGCCGATGACAAGCGAAAAAAGACCCTTTTGGTCGGAAATGATTCCGGCTTATAATAATACAAAATTTTTAGAACAAGCGCTGCAAAGTATTTTAGCTCAAGATCCGGGCCCGGATGAGATGCAAATTGAGGTGATTGATGATAATTCCACAAAAAATGACCCGGAAGAAATTGTTAGGAAAATTGGAAAAGATCGGGTGATTTTTTACCGGCATCCTTAA